From the genome of Gammaproteobacteria bacterium:
TCCGCAGCACTTCCATCGGCGGAAATTGTTCCAGCAGGTAATCAAGGCCGGGCGTGCAGTCCGGCACCCGCCCCGGCGGCAGGTTTTGCAGCCAGACATGGCGCCCGGCCAGGCCGAGGCCGGCGGCGCACGCCAGCAGGCCGAGACCGGCGTAGAGGCGCTGCCCGAGCGCGCCGGGATTGTGCAGCGCCGCCGCCAGAAACACCGCCGCCGCCAGCCCGGTGACCCAGCGGTCAAGAATGCAAAGCGGGCACGGCGCCAGCCCCAGCACGCCCTGCATAAAGAAAACCGCGACGGCCAGCCCGCCGACGGCAAGGGCAAATCCGCCCCAGTGAAGCGATTGACAGGAAGGCATCTGCGGCATGACGCCGCCATTATAACGCCTGCCGCCGCTGGCGCCGCGCGGCGGCCATTGGCCGGGCTTGCGGCGCGGGCGGCGCGGCGGCCAATCTGCGGCACACTTCATTTTGTGGACTCGCGCCTGAACTGTACGGGCGCGTCAATCGGGGGCATTAACGCGCTCATTATTTTGCGAATATATTGATTTTTTTATGCTCCGGCCCGGTCCAATCCGGATTTTCACAGGTCGCTACACCATTGATATACAGGCAAATATCCGGGATAATCGCGCGCAATTAAAGTTGAAAGTAAAATAATCGCGCGTCATTATTGGTCATTATTTCATGTCGGTTCAGGGGGACGTTTGTGCGAATACCATCTTCCTCTTTTCTCGCCGTGCGCCTTGATTGCCCCCCGATCAGTCAGCCGCCGGAGCAGGCGGGTGGCCTGGCCTGGCGTAATCTTGCAAAGTTCTGCGACCTGGCCCCGGGTAATTCGGCCATGGCTTTTGGCGTATTGCAACACCATTTGCTCTTGTTGCAGCGGTTCAAAGCCGCGTTGACGGATGTAGGCGCTTTTTTCACCGAGGCGGCGGTAGGTCGCGGCGGACAGATGCCAGGTGCGGGCCTTGTGTTCGCCGCGTCTTTCAATCAGGCCGCTTTCGGCCAGTGTTTCCAGACTGCCGCGTGTCTCGGCCTCGGGCTTTTGCATCAGGCGCGCGGCCTCCGCCGTCGTGATGCGGCGGTCTTGCC
Proteins encoded in this window:
- a CDS encoding disulfide bond formation protein B, yielding MPSCQSLHWGGFALAVGGLAVAVFFMQGVLGLAPCPLCILDRWVTGLAAAVFLAAALHNPGALGQRLYAGLGLLACAAGLGLAGRHVWLQNLPPGRVPDCTPGLDYLLEQFPPMEVLRTVLNSAGECAEVAWTFAGLTIPQQTLLFFGALALVCAAVLLKTRGAR